TGTAAAGACACAAAACGTGCAGGAATCGTTAAAACGTTTGCATTATTATGTTGTCTTGTTAAGGCTACCAATTCATTATTCCAACACAAGGCAGCTCTAATACCTTGGTGTTTATTAGCAGTCATTTGCGCTCCATTACCAGAACCACAAAGAATTATACCCATTTCTGCTTTACCACTTTCTACAGCATCTGCAGTTGGATGAATTGCATCTGGGTAATCCATAGAAGCATTTGTATCGGTTCCAAAATTTAGAACTTTATAGCCTTTTTTTTCTAAATGTTTTATAATTTCGAATTTGTATTCTGTACCGGCGTGATCGTTACCAATGGCAATTGTCATAATTTAATTTTTATATATTGTCATAACGAGTAAGAATGACGAAGTAATCTTTTTATTAATTAACAGATTGCTTCATTACATTCGCAATGACATAGTTACATCAACAAAAATATAGTTTTTTATGGTTATCAACAGTTATAAACAATCAAAAAAATAGCTTTTTTAATAACTTATTAATTTTAAACCCTTTAGCTATGTTAGGTAATTGTTAAGAAGTATCGGTAAAGTTTTACAAGTAAATTTGGTATATTAAAAAATAATTTTAATACAGCGAGTACTATCACATACACAACTTTTTTTATGAGTTTTTGATAAAAGTTTATCAACATAAAATTAACCATTTGTTTACATAGATTTTGATGTTAACTATTAAGAATTTTAGGTTAACTACTGTTTATAACTATTGTTAATAACTCTAAAATTAAATTGATTTTTAAGCTTTTAAGTAACTCATAACTTGTCAATGATTTTTAATAACTCAAAAAAGAAAATAAAAAGTGATTTTTTTATAGTAGCTATTCACACACTATTATAACCATTATTGTTTTTTTTAAATTTAAAAAGAAAATATAATTATAATATAGAATGTTGATAACTGTTAGTAAAGTAAAATTTTAAAAATTGCTTTAATGAGATTACTTCATTTAAAGTTTCTTTGAAAAAGAATTTATAAAGTAGAGAAGAGATTGAAATAAAAGATGAAAGTACTAAACTGTTTTTTTCTCAGCATTTAAAAGAGATAAAGTATCTTTTTGAATTTCTACGAGTTCCTTTTCAACATTGTTGTTATTTAAAGAAGAATTTATACTCATTACCGTAACAACAATACCTGTAATAAATATAAATAAGAATAAAGCAATGATTTTACGTAGATTTTTCATCTTAATAATTGGTTCCTTTCTTATATAGACGTATTGATTTATAAAACGTTACACAAAAATTAAGATTTTTTTAACTTATTGAAATTTAAATTTTAAAAACTATGGGGTACTGCATGAAATTAGTAAGTTAATTAATTACTATTTTAAGTGAGATTTATAATTTAAAAAACTTTTTATTTAATCCCGTTGAAAAATGGGATTAAATATATATTAAAAACAAATCTATTATTAATTAACACAAAAATTAATCGCTTTTTCAACAATATCAACAGAAATAGTACCAGTTCCAATTAATTCTCCATCAGCTTGTATAAACGGTTTAGAAGATTGTGGAATAACCTTAATGGTTTTTGTTTTATGAGTTTCTACTTTTTTATGATGTACAATTTTTCCTGAATATAATTTTTTAAGATTAAAAAATAAATCTAAAATTGTTAAGTCTTTAGCAATTGTAATATCGAATAAACCATCCGAAGAATTTACATTTTCTGTAAACTGCATTCCACCACCAGAAAATTTACAAATACCAATAATTGTCATTAAACAATTAGTTTCTATAACTTTATTATCAAAAATAATTTTAAAAATAGTTTTTTTATAAAATAATAAACCTGCTATTCCGCTTATTAAGTAGGCAATAGATCCAAAACGTTTTAAAGTTTTTAGTTTATTAACAATATAACCATCGTATCCTAAACCAGCCACATTATTAAAATAGATAGTTTTACTTTCGGTTTTTAAAACACCAATATCTTGTAATATTGTGTTCTTTTTATGGATAATTTCTACAGCTTTTTCTATGTTATTAGGTATGTTATATGTTTTTATCCAATCGTTGCCAGTTCCTAAAGGTATCACAGAAATAGTTATATCAGAAGTTTTTGCGTACCTTTGCATCATTATTCCGTTAACTACATTGTGTAGTGTTCCATCTCCACCAATCGAAATAATATTTCTAAACCCTTTTTGAATAGCGTTTTGTACCAATTCAATTTCGTGTTTAGAAAATTGTGTAAAAGCAAAAGAATAATCTATATTCTTGTTGTTTAATAATTGTTTAATTTCCTTCCACTGTATAGAAAATTTTAGATTTCCAGCGATAGGATTTGCAATTATAAACCAAGAATTATAAACACTAAACTTGTCTAATTGAGACATAAATAATAATTAAATTAAAGCCAAAATACAATATTAGATTGATAACTATTTTTTAATGAAAATCACAGTAAAAAATTGTAATTTGGTAGTATATAATAAGAAGTAAGAATTAATGACAAAAAAGAAGAAAAAAATATATAAAAAGAAAGGGAATGTTGTAAAAGACTTAACCAGAAATATATTTAAAGTATTAAATGAAGACAGCGAAAAAACTTATAATCATAAGCAAATAGCTGCAAAATTAAAAATTTCTGATACTGATGGTAAAACCCAAATAGTAAAGAAATTAGCAGAATTAGCTGCAACAAAACAAATAAAAGAAGTAGAAAGAGGTAAGTTTCAAATTAATGTTGATAAAAAATATTCTATTGGTACTTTAGATGTAACATCTACAGGTAATGGATATTTTATTACGGATGATTATGAAGATGATATTTTTATTCCGAATATTAATTTAGGTAAAGGTTTGCATAACGATACTGTTAAAGCCTTTGTTTACAAAAGACGTAATGGAAAGAAATATGAAGCAGACGTTGTAGAAATTATAGAACGCGCAAAAACAGAATTTGTAGGAGTTTTACAAAAAAACAAAAACAAAAATTTTGGGTTTGTAGTGCCAGATAACAACAAAATGTATGCAGATATTTTTATTTCTGAAAGTAAAATGAATGGCGCAGTAGATGGCGATAAAGTTCAGGCAAAGCTTTTAGATTGGCCAAAAAACTCTAAAAATCCTTTTGGTAAAATTACAACTGTTCTTGGTAAACCAGGAGATCATAATACAGAAATGCATTCTATTTTATTAGAATATGGTTTGCCTTTTGAATTTGAACCAGAGGTTGAAAAAGAAGCACAAAATTTACCGATAGAAATTACAAAAGAAGAAATTTCTAAGCGTAGAGATATGCGTAAAGATTTAACTTTTACCATAGATCCTAAAGACGCAAAAGATTTTGATGATGCATTATCATTTACAAAATTAGAAAATGGTAATTATGAAATAGGTATTCATATTGCAGATGTTTCGCATTATTTAGAGCCTAAAACTATTTTAGATGATGAAGCTTATAAAAGAGCAACCTCTGTTTATTTAGTAGATAGAGTAGTACCAATGTTACCAGAAATG
The nucleotide sequence above comes from Polaribacter butkevichii. Encoded proteins:
- the rpiB gene encoding ribose 5-phosphate isomerase B; its protein translation is MTIAIGNDHAGTEYKFEIIKHLEKKGYKVLNFGTDTNASMDYPDAIHPTADAVESGKAEMGIILCGSGNGAQMTANKHQGIRAALCWNNELVALTRQHNNANVLTIPARFVSLQQALGFVDIFLSTEFEGGRHGDRVQKISCAG
- a CDS encoding diacylglycerol/lipid kinase family protein; this translates as MSQLDKFSVYNSWFIIANPIAGNLKFSIQWKEIKQLLNNKNIDYSFAFTQFSKHEIELVQNAIQKGFRNIISIGGDGTLHNVVNGIMMQRYAKTSDITISVIPLGTGNDWIKTYNIPNNIEKAVEIIHKKNTILQDIGVLKTESKTIYFNNVAGLGYDGYIVNKLKTLKRFGSIAYLISGIAGLLFYKKTIFKIIFDNKVIETNCLMTIIGICKFSGGGMQFTENVNSSDGLFDITIAKDLTILDLFFNLKKLYSGKIVHHKKVETHKTKTIKVIPQSSKPFIQADGELIGTGTISVDIVEKAINFCVN